A segment of the Anopheles cruzii chromosome 2, idAnoCruzAS_RS32_06, whole genome shotgun sequence genome:
AAGTCCCTTGTAAAGCTGCACAGCTGATATCGGACTGTTGTAAGGTTCCGAATCCTTCATTTAGCTTTCGTTAAAATTCAGTTTAAAACGGAAATGATGCGCCATTAGTTATGCAATGCGGTGTACATTGCGCACTGTTTCGATGAACGAGCAAagctcccttttttgtgttttcattaACTTCATATTGATAGGTTTTATTCTCATTTATTTCTGTggttttttgcatttttgatCATGTTAACAATTAAAAATCGAAACTAATTTGCTGTACCTATTAGAGTTCATTGAATCGTGACGTGGTAATTCATTCGCCGTGTCGTGAAATACCAAAGACTTTCTGCGAATCCTTCCTCTATCATCGCTCATACGGTAATCATCATTCATTTATGTTTTCAGGACGTTGTGGCCACGGCAGTCCCTGCGAACAGTTGTGCTACGAGTTGCACGACGGCATGTACGAATGCGACTGCTCGGAAGGATTCGAGCTGCACAGAAATGGCTATAGTTGCCAAGGTAAGTCCCGTTCCCAATGGTTCTAGCCGCCCGCTTAATCATCCCTTCCATCCTCATTCCCAACTCAGGCATGGGAACGGAGACTCTCAGGTACAGGATCTCGAATTAGCAAGCTTTAAGTCGCCAAAGTGATTTTGGCCACGGTGACTGCAACGAGGAATTGTTTGCGGAAATGACCTACTCTTCCAGACTCTTCCAGGCTTGACTTGGTATCCAAATCCGATCTTGTGGCCGCGATCGACCAAGGTTCGACGAGCGATTCGTTCCGAGGCACCCAAACATTCAGGTTAAATCGCGTGTAATCCAGCCAGTCAGCAGATAAAGTCTGGCTTCGCCGGATTAACTGAAGATGGATGGTAAACATTTTGAATCGAGAATCCGGAGCGGAACCTGGCCTGCGACAGGCTTGCGTCCAATCGAGCACCCGCCACCTTCAGCTGGGTTACGGTTACGCTCAAGATAGGGCCCGGGACACGAATTACGGTAACGATTTGTAGCATTCGTACAGTCCCAGGTTTACTAAATTGGGAAAAGAGCAGAACCCACCAGTTGCGGGCAACCAAGTGTAGTAAAAAATACATTCATTTGTTTGAAGCAATCGCTGCATCTTTTAATCTGAATTGGGACGATTTGTCTCTGGGTGGCGCGTGGTACAATTTTGAGAATGCAACGCCACAGGATCGGCATGTAAATCATGCTAAGTAAAGCATGTGAATCTCTTCCAGTGTGCAGGCATCTGTTTCTGCACGGCAGAGCACGTCGAGCGTTTTAATCCCGCGTTCCCGGCACGACCTGTGATAATAGAATCTCGTGCTCACCAGTTCCGCGAGGTCTGGTCTTTTTGGGCACTATAGAAAACCCTTCCGCAAACAGTGTTTACCAGGGCAACGGTTTTTTCCTGATAACACATAACAGAAAGCTGTTGAATGCAATAAATCTTAGACGGCTGTAATGCTGGTaaagtttccgttttttatcTGTTTTCGGTGTCGCGGGTTCGTGTTGAGATTTCCGTTGAATTTTCAACTTAACTGAAACACCGTCTGCAGACATAGGACATGCTCTGCGAGACGCGTACTTATTAATAAGTACGCGTACTAAgcaaaattaaacgaaaaagTCCCGAAACACGTTTGtaaactttcttttttttgctatattaTTGTAGTACTTTAATTTGGAAACAAATTGCTTCAGCTAGTAAGTCTTTCGAACGTTTCTGGATAACAGAAATGACCAAACTGATTGGTTTTCACGTTATAGCTAAAGTAAAGAAgtacaaaacataaaattaaaccatAATACTAAGCCGAAAGTTTTGGCtagttgttgtttttaatttttgagtTAAAAATCTGATGTTTCAACTTCACCATCATGCGTCGCTGattatttacatttctttGTGGCTCGACTTTTTCGAATTTTTCCCTGGTCTGCGACTAAAGCCGGTCTGTTGGCGGCTGCGGTCCTCTCTGGTTGCTACTTTATTCCTACCCCTACGCTATCTACACTAGATTTATTACAGTGTTGCCATAATTTCACACTTGACAACGTTTATCGATCACATTTCACGGTTCATCGAACTGCTTAACAATCATTGCCTCATTGACCTTCCCATTGATTGTGAGCACCGCGCGGGCCGCGACCACCGGAATCGAATTAACGAGGGTAACGATTATTGGGCGGGGAACGCTTCAGAAGCTATGGAATTTAACGTACGCCATCAAAAGGCCAGAACATACATGGGCAATGCGCGGACCTTTCCTCTATTCTCAACAAATAATAGAATCCTATCGCACTAAACGAAGCATTATTCCAATCTCCCACTCTTCGATTCAGGGTTCTGATGTCCTAGGGTTCTTACGAAATAGTGTCGCTTCCTATAGTGGCATCGAAATTCACTTCTCACTTTCACAACAACGCGTTCGCGACATATCGCACCATCACATGGGAGGCATTCGGTGTCAGGATGGTTTAGCTTAGTTTAAGCATCCCTGCGTTCCTGCTCCcttgccgctgttgctgcaaCACTTGATCACCATCACTTCGTTCAAGGCGTAGTGACACTACTTCAGCTGCACTACGTTGGTCAGTTTGAGCAGCTTCTTCGAGCTGTAGGGACAGCTCGGCCACAGGTGAGAGCATCCGATCGGCGTCACTAGTGCGTCTCCGGCATCGCGTAGCAGTTGACCCATGTGGGCGGCGAAATGCCATTTCGTCGGACTCATAGCCATCGTCAGCGATAAGGTGGTAGACCTGCAAAAATTAGCGCAATAAGTACGGTGAATGATCGAACCATCATCGAAGCACAAAGGCGGGAAGATATGACGTATGCACATTGACCCTCCGGCAATCCTGTATCCGAACCGGTTCAGTTCGCTGTGGGCACAGacgatggaaaacttttctagCCGACCCGATCAAGCCCCAAGAACAtattacgttacgttacgatAAATGAAGTGGCGTAACTATATTGAACGAGCCGCACCGACCTTGATCCCGCCGTGCGGCGGCCGTACGGTTTCTTCTAAAATCCGTAATCACCGCCACCATTCCGGCGGTTGGGATATTTTCGAAGTATTTTACTCATCGGCCGGACGGTCCGGGGTGTGAAGGTGAACCGGCTTCGCCACCTTGCAAAAGCATCGACAGACATCGTTGTGTCCGAACCTGTCTCGGAGTAGAACAAGGTAAAAACATTGCCTAGGAGCTCAGCGACAACATCACCGACTTTGGCGTGACACGAACGTGCAAATGTGAAGCGATTCGAATCGGACGACTGCTTTGACCAATAATCGATGCATTCGATGTTGCGTTCATGGCTAACTTAGATTTCTTGCATCTTACACTGGGCATTAGCTGCGTATAAGATAAAATGTGAATGACCTCACACGGCTACTGTCAGAATAAACACTCGATTGACTAGGTCGCTACCCTCATTTCGTTTCTCGAACGGTGGCCTCGAACAATCTCATAAGTTTCTGAAGATTGATGAGTACGCAAGTATTGTGCAACAAACTAACCTAAACTAAAGCATCAAAACCACCGACCAAAAACCATGCGCCGTGTATTCTGGGCGCGTTCGAACGGTGGCCGAATGGCCGTGGCACCCGTCATGATTATAAACCGCCCAATTAAACCTAACGATCCTGGGTGGCGGCGCCACTAAGACACCTAATATCGTGacctggtgatggtgatcgGCTGGGGATGGCGCACAAATCTTCGCAGTGGGAACTAGTGGTACCACTCGTAAAGCAAACAACGTCAGACAAACCAATGCGCACTAGGGCCGGGTGCCAATCCATCACCGTTGCTGGGCCCTCGATTGGGCTTTGATATTTAATAATTGCAAAACCGTGAGGGAATGCACTACAAGCCGCGTCGCCGACCGTGagggagacagagacagagcgaAAGTGACGGAGCTCTTGCCGGAGGCGGCAGACAGAGTGCGAGATAGAGTAGCGTTGAAGGAACTGCGCCCAAGAGGCCAGCGGGGCCGCGCTGCAGTTACGTTTCACTTTCGGCGAGTGCGCATCAAGGTCACAAAAAAGTAGCCGAAgtcggccaccgaccaccaccggttccCGCCGCCATGTCCATAGCGATTATTTCTACGGTTGCGACAGCTGCAGCCACTCctgtggccggtcggtcgagcGCGCGTCGAAACCTACTTTCTGGTGTGTTACCTCACGCGCCCCACTCGAGTGGTCGGTCCGAGTGGTCGCGCTCGGCCGCGGCGTGAATGTGACGTAATGGAGGGTCAGAGCGGTCCACGAGATGATACTGTTAGATGTTCCGCGGGCGGGGTGGATCGCCAGCGAAGGGCTGCAACGACGCTCCAGGGTGTCCCAGGTTTATTACGCGAGTTTTGCGTCCATTGCGTCAAGAAGTCTGGGAGCTTCAGGTTTCTGGTGCTGTACCCAGCCAAGCAAGTTGTGGCTGTTGATTGAGCACGTGCGACCGAGCATCGCGAACGAGTTCCTCGTTCGATACGCCGATGGAACGTTCCCGCAAGGGGATATTCTTTGTATTGGCTGttggccaccccaaaaaactgaaagaaaaGTGTTCAAAGCAAGAACAACCTTCCGAGTTCCGACTGTTCAATTGCAGAAGGCAGCGCACCTGCTGTGAATGCACCTTGTTGTCTCTATCGTAACATCCACTTTCAACGCCGCAATAGTAGACCGCGATACGGGGAGCTGAATAATTTACCGCGTGCCGCCCAGGTGGGGAGCTTCTGTAGCAACCGCGCAACGGAGGCTACGCAGTCGTTGAGCTTCTCCTCCGCGGCCAGCTCAACAAACCCTTTCACTTCAGCCGGCATTCGGGGCACGAAACAGGTTTCCATTTCATTGGCTCACAGCGCGGTCAcgcacgaacgaacgcacgcacgatcGCAGTTCGCAGGTCGCTTACCTCATCAGCGAGAGTAGATCGCGCTCCCGGACGTTCAAGGAGTAGTTGGGCTTGGCGGCCATCTCACACAGCAGCTTCGGCAGGCACGCTTCCCGGAGGGAATGTTTGAGCTTCTCCCGGCGCGCCAACAGCTCCGCCGTCGACAGGCCCGCCGTGTCCTCCTCGAACTCACTCTCGAGGCTGCTGCCGATCGCTGCAAGAAACAAGTACAACACGGCGCGTCAGAACACCAAGCGGCGGAGGGCAATCGGAGCGGGCGGATTCTGACTGACCGTTCGAGGGTGCCGTTGTCCGTGGCCTTGTGCCCGCTGCATCTTTCCCGCTCGGCAGCATTTCGGCGCTGTTCGCCTCGACCTCGGTGATGCCGGAGAGCAGGGCTTTGTCTTTCGGTTCCTTGCGCGCACCACCGTAGCCGAGCAGATCGCCGAAAATGATCACCACGAACGCCATCACGAATATGACCCGGAAACGCCACGCCACTTCCATGATGCTGCACCTTTCCACGGATCGGTTAACAAACGCACCACAATGTCCTCTCACTGAACTCAACAGAAGACACGTCCGTGATCGACGTCTCTTCCCACGTGCTGATTGTCTGTGAACACGATCTACACGCTGCTCTCCGGTTCGTGTTCCGGGCTGCCTTGACGCACCTCAGTCACCGAACTGCACGCACATCCGAGATCTCGGCGATGCTACGCCCAACAGCATGCGGGCAGCGCGTTCTGAGCGGGGGTAGGAAACGGTGTACTGGCTACCCTGCCGAAGCTGAGCGATCGCGACCGATCGGCCGTTTGGCCCCAACCAGGTAAGCTACTGCGCTCTGCCGGTAGACCGTGCGGTACGAGCAACTTTACGATCGTGGGTACATTGTGAGCAAAAGCGCACCTGGACCAGCTTAAAACCCTCTGTTTACTCTCGAGCTTTGTTGggctctctctcacacacgtTGCTCTTGCTTCGAGTTTCTCTCTTTCGACACGATCGTGAGGCAAAGTTTCGTCAATCGCCGGGCAGGGAACCTTCTACTGTCGGGTCCGACGAGAAATCTGTTGCTGAAGGTGAGAGACGACGATCGCTTCGAACAGCTTGATCTGTTAGCTCTAGGAGTTAATTCTTTTTATTagacatttgtgacctaactacaacaacaaaacgtatgactactttaatcAAAGTATTggccgtcgttagctactactttctgccatcttttaggtcagtggtctcaaactcgCGGCCCGCGAAACAGTTTTGTGCGTCCCGCGGTCACGTCCGCGGAGTATATAATTACGTTATACCAGTCAGAATAGTCAGCAGTAAATCACAAGAAAATGTTCTTATCGGTTCCGCTGCCGGCACAGAAATgaccgatacgatttatttcaaatccaaaccaaatcaaagtgcgtaaaatttaatgaaaaaacattttctttatgtggTGCGGCCCGCTGACTAGCTGTTACTTTCCAATGAGGGTCACATGTTAAtatgagtttgagaccactgttttaggtagttcctcgattccgtgtcgatagaacttcttaaCTTAAGGAGCGATCCACTCAGACACCCGTTTTTCAACACATTCATAAGAAGTGCCTAATCCATAAGAAGTGCCTGCCAAATAGTTACTCAAGCAACGACGGACTAGAACAAATACTAGttcgaaagagcaacatctggtgaaaATACAGCAGGGGGattaacagttcccatccgcCATTCCGTCTTTTGTGCGATTCTCAtcattttatggccaaagctttgcttaaaatgcttcaattcttgtcgatgggattgtccatcaataatttcattaggttttgaaagctcataatgcaccacacctttcatatcccaccatatgcacagtaTAACCGctgcgcaatgaatattttgctttggttgcggtggacatggttcaccaggctgtatcaAGGGCTTTTTGCGTCTAAGATTATTGTACTtactccccttttcatcactggtaatgaaaaagtactccccgcaaaaacgcattaccaggaacaaaatttgacatgttcaaatgcttaaaaaaggtgttgtttacactttgacgAAACAATCTGCGTTAGATGCGaaatgacagtagctgtcaaacacatatttcttaaaaaaccgcaagaattaacTCCTAGACCTAATAACAGATGATGGAAATGAGAGATAGAGAGTTCGGTGAGATGAGAATGTGAGCTAGTGAGATGTTGatcgtcgtcgcgtcgtcTCATCGTCTCATCATCGTATGGAAAACCCTCTAGCAAAATGCAGTTCGCTTGAATAAATAACTCCATTTTGGGTTAGGTTTGAATCAAATCTTTATTGAAGCTGGCCAAAGTATCCGAAACACGGCCCACGTTCACGCCATCACGTTCGGTATCGAGGTTCGGAGAAAGCACTTCTTTGCAAGTCGCGCAACGGGCGCGGGAAGGTTTCTGGGGAGAGGAGGGAACACAAACAGAATCACGACTTGACCGGAAAAGGGGTTCGAAAAAGCTACTCACTCGTACATTCCCACAAATGGACCAATCATCTTCGGCAAGTAGACGTTGGTTTTGTTGTACAAAATTCCCCCGACGACCGCTCGGGCCACGGTTGCGGATTCCATGATCGGTACTCGATTTTTGATACTGTGAAGTGAAATCGAAGGACCCGTTGACGCGCtagtaaacaaacaatgtcCGAAAACCCGATTGCGCATACCCCATCCGTTTGAGTGCCTCCATCAGTTCGTGGCGCGTTTTGATGAAGCAAGGGTacacggtggtggttttgACCACATCGTCGACCCCTTCGCTGTGCAGCTCGCTTGCAAACGAACCCATCAACCCCCGAACGCCGTACTTCGAGGCAGCGTACGCGATCATGCGCTCGATCGGTAGGTACGCTAAAGGGTGAAATTTTCCAGTCACAATTCGGTTGCAAACATTTGGCCATGAGGTTGTTGGCAACTTACAGGCTACCGATGCGATTGCCACAATGTGTCCGCGTTTTCGCTCGATCATATCGTTCACGAAGGTCCGAAGCATCTAAAACGCGTGAATTAGGTTAGGTTTTGTTGAAGATATGAACCACGGTTTTTGCACTCACCCAAAGATGGGACAGCAAATTGATTTCGATCACTTTCTTCAGGTCGTTAGGAGTTCCTTCGCGCAAGGACATCAGCGGTAGCACGCCCGCATTGTTGACCAGAATGTCCACTGGGCCCAGCGTCGACAGTACTTCGGCCTTAAGGAGGGTCACGGCTTCGAACGAAGAAACATCGGCCTACGGAGTGACATTTAGCAAACATTTATCCAATaccgctcgctctctctcccactgCTGGTGCCCCATCgcctgccgccaccgggcagGAAAACTAGTTGCAGTTGATTATGCACTACCGCATTAGCCGGAGCGTCTAACTAGATCTGAGGTTAGGTAACAGCGGCAGTACCGCGGGCCGTCAACATgatgagcgagagagagagagagagagacccaaACAAAGCAGCATACGCCGCTGCTGGCGATGCACTTTGCAGCACACACGCTTCGTTGCGTACGTTACCTTAAAGAAGTGTGCGTTCACGCCCAGCTGACGGACATCGGCGGCCGTCTGTTGGCCGTTGCACGCATCCAAGTCCACGACGGCGATGTGACACCCGGCGCCGGCCAGCTGAAGACAAATGTCCCGTCCGAGCCCGTTGGCTCCGCCCGTAACGAGTGCCGTTTGGccggaaatattttttttcgaagctTTGCGAAACAACCGACCGAGAGCATCGGCTAGTATCGGCATCAGGAGCACCACGAACGTTGCAATGTCCAACACAACGCTGGAGCACAGCTTCAGCATATTCCAGCGAACCGTCGCCGATGGCTGACGGTGGCCCTTTTTACCCACCGCCTTCAGGTACGGCGTTTGGCCGATGTTATCTAAACTCTCCATTCTGCGAATAGTTTTCCTTGTCCTGCTCGCTCGTTTAGAATTGCACCGTGACGAATGCGTTTTTCGTCGTCTCTGATAGAGCCAACCGAACCGTTTCAGCACCGAAGGGCTACTGAGCGCGTATTCCGCTTTTCGAATGCGCTGAAGTGCACTGTCTGCCGAACCTGGCGTTAGTTACATGCACCGCAAACTCGCCTAGATCGGTTAGAAGTAGATAGTGGTTCGATTGCAATCGTATCGAAAGCGTTTTAGATATGTTATATCGAAGCCCGCATTTGGTTATTTAGAAATAAGAATTTTAAAGCTACTTAAAAAGGTTCAGTCTTTACGGGAAATAAATAATCTATTTGTTGAAGTTTGTTTTCGCAACAgcgaataatttattaccTTGTGATGTTCCTCTAACTTACAGTACTGCTTAGTATGAAGCCATATGAGTAATGTTAGTTTTTCTATTTCTGCCATTCAAAATAGACACATTTATACTTGGTTTTTGTACAATGCCGCACATATAGAATATACTTCTAGTAATGTGACAAGCTTCCGAACTTTTCCCGGGAATTCTTTTGGGGTCATTCGGAGTGGATGAAGGCAACCTGCGGTTGTTACTAGGGTGATAGGGTTACTAGGgctactagggtgatcataagttttgacgttcgatatcagagggcgctgctacgagtctaatttttttttgtcatattggtacactcttcagatgaacgtatgtgaagtttcatttcaatcggacacttagttttttttacaacccATTTAGcatcgacatgtcacagttttgttttcaatggAAagaatcaagtatcgtgcaatgatttaatttttatttttgaaaggtttaaacgcaaaggagatttatgaacgaatattgaaagtgtataaggactcttcgccttcaattaggtggttcaaagaggggattctgagcttaaacatggccgtagtagcctttaaaaCGAACCATGtgaaaaacgtcaaaaaacagacacaactcctaaaatcgtaaaaaaataccggatgtcgtattggaaaatcgtcgaatcactgaatgagatttagtataatgcctagccatctcattgagcagtataaccaatattttgactggagttttgggttcctgaaaactgtttgcaaaatggctgccgcattcgctaaaagccattcgaatgcatctttcttgccaacatttaaagcgttttcgataggataaagtgaattttgtgcattgaatcatcactatgaaTGAAGcttaggtctatcaccatgatcctgaatcaaaacaagaagtAAGGGAGTGgaatgaacctttttcttcagttccgaaacgagttcgtccagaaatttactaaaaagatgttagcatcagttttgtgggatgtgaatggaattttgctagcggattgcttgcaaattgataaaacaataaattttaattatttttgtaacgTTTAAGACatactgaaagtgaaaatttgttaaaaaagcCCCGGTTTgcataagaaaaacatcgtctttcatcagggcaatgcaccgtgtcacaagagcaatttgaaaatagcaaaaatccattaattaaagttcgaatttttggagtatccacccaatccactagatttggcccttggcgacatccacctgttttcaaaccaaaaaaaaatcgttcccggaaaacgtttttatcaaatgatgacgtcataacagctgtaaaacagtaatgagacatgtcgatactaaatggcttgtaaaaaaactaagtgtccgattgaaatgaaacttcacatacgttcatttgaagagtgtaccaatatgacaatACAAAATTAcactcgtagcagcgccctctggtatcgaacgtcaaaacttaatgatcaccctagtagaGACGTACAGCAAAACCTTTTTGTCATAATTGTTCCTTTTTGCGATATGATATGCGTACGGTTTAAATTTTGATATGATCGAACCAATCGTTGATTGAAGGTTTGCATCTTCATCTTCAAATGAATTAACATCGCTTGTTCTTTCTATTTGCCAGCGAGGGCACATTTCTCAGAAGCGTTTGTAGCAAAAGTCCTGAAAGCGAGGATGGCAGCAAGCTACAAGTAGAAAATCAGCACTATTTGCACCACTTTGTCCACGAGGATATGTAAAGTTCGACTTACTCAGACAAGTAGACAAAATAGCGAATGAAAAACGGTGCTATGAAGACGTTCATTTTACAACGCAGCACACCTCCGACGGCCTCGTCGGCAGCTTGTTCCGGTGTGAGGATAGCAAGTTTTTCGTCGAAACTTGAGTTtgcaagcaaacaaatcgatCAGCACCGCGTTCATTCGACAGATTCAGGCAAATGATCTGCTATACTTACCGATATTCACTAAGTAAATCCATCAGATCCTTTCGGGTAGCTATGAAAGTAGGATACACAGTGGTAGTGTGAATCTCTTCACCGAACCCGTCCATCGCCAGTTCTCGCTGGAAGGCTTGCATCATCCCGCGTACCGCAAATTTTGTGGCAACGTACGAGACGCTGCGTGGCGTTGGGATGCAACCTGACATAAACGAAAATTGGTGTAACACAACGACATCAGCTGCGCAGCTGCGATCATTATTCATGGCTCACCCATAATGGAACTGATGGCAAGAATGTGCCCATTTCGGCGTTGTTTCATACCTTCGACGAAGACGCGAATGGTCTgtaaacagaaaacaattagCAATTTGTGATCCAATCGTCCAACCTTCTTTGCCACTCTGGCGTGGTGCGTTCCCCGCACACATGTCGGCCAAGTACGCTGTGGCCTTCGTCAAACGAAATTGAGTGTGAATTATTCGACCCATTCGGGTtggatggatttttttttttatttgaaattggTAACTTTTGTAACAACAGACAACATAGCCTTCATCATAACGGGTTTTGAGATGCATCTGATGTGATGATGGCAGTTGGCCAATGACCGCCGATTCCGAATCACGGTTTGCCCGTGAAGTGCGGTAATTTTCCTCCCAGTATGGTGGACAGCATCAGATGCCGTAGTCCAGACGGAAGGTTCCTAATTAGGAATGGGACAAAATCAATGAATGTTGAGTGTGGCACAACAGAAGTTTTTCCCTTCAAATACTCACTCAAATTGTTTGCACACAAGCCCTAAAATGCTTGGAACAAACACTTCCCGCTTATTAATGAGCATGCCCTTTACCACTTCATCGGCCACATGGTCCGGTGTGAACACATAGAATCGGCTGAGGAATCTGCAAGGATATATCGAACATAACTCGAATGTTTCATATCACGTTACTTCTTGTTGATATTAGCTACGTACTTGAGTTTATCAAGTAGATCCATGAATTGCTGTCTGGTTGCGATTAACGCCGGATAGACACACGTTGTATGTAGTGTTTCGTGCAACCCGTCCATGCGCAGCTCACTGTTGAGGGACTCCATCAGTGCACGGATACCGTACTTGGTCACCGTATACGGTATGAATCGTCCCACTGGAAAGTGGGCTAAAAATGGGTAGACGTGTTTGTTACTGTTCGTGATCTTCGGCTCGGCTCAACATGTGCCCAGCAACAACTGACAAACGGTAAAAGTTTTTCGTGCTCGGAAAACCTTTCAAAGCGTGCGGCCAGCTAGCGGACTTACCGGCGATTGAGGCGATTCCAACAATATGACCACGTTGTCGAGTGATCATACCAGGTTTGAATGCACGTATCGTCTATGCAGTTAAACGAAAAACATATGCGTAATGTACTATGTTTGTCCGAAGTGTATCAAGTTTGAGATTCACACACCTGTGATGCTGTTAGTACACATTTAGATACTGCATTCCGTTTGAGCGTCCGATACGTTAAAAGCACTAAGTTTAATTTTTAGAACATtcataaaataacaaattttAAAGCGAACCGAACAGTCTTCCGT
Coding sequences within it:
- the LOC128269306 gene encoding uncharacterized protein LOC128269306 — its product is MEVAWRFRVIFVMAFVVIIFGDLLGYGGARKEPKDKALLSGITEVEANSAEMLPSGKDAAGTRPRTTAPSNAIGSSLESEFEEDTAGLSTAELLARREKLKHSLREACLPKLLCEMAAKPNYSLNVRERDLLSLMRSTTLSLTMAMSPTKWHFAAHMGQLLRDAGDALVTPIGCSHLWPSCPYSSKKLLKLTNVVQLK
- the LOC128269305 gene encoding 17-beta-hydroxysteroid dehydrogenase 13-like, yielding MPTKKKSIHGQTALVTGGGNGLGRALCLRLAAEGCHVAVADIDMAAAQRTAADLRKHGVKSEAFLADVGNYEQVVRLKNEVENALGPVDILVNNAGLLAIASLTEGKPSDIERIINVNLTSHFWTIRAFKPGMITRQRGHIVGIASIAAHFPVGRFIPYTVTKYGIRALMESLNSELRMDGLHETLHTTCVYPALIATRQQFMDLLDKLKYVANINKNRFYVFTPDHVADEVVKGMLINKREVFVPSILGLVCKQFENLPSGLRHLMLSTILGGKLPHFTGKP